In Paenibacillus ihbetae, the following are encoded in one genomic region:
- a CDS encoding DEAD/DEAH box helicase: MNHQPSTAGPDMTTDPRLPVPLQMDRSWLDDLEGRLEKGGPWGDFRLSQLAVEGEQSRLVTSFEELQCLKHLGDLSPLPHQTDTAKRVLFEMSGRAILADEVGLGKTIEAGLILKEYILRGLVSRVLILVPASLVLQWVRELNSKFGIPAIAQKKAYSWANDIVVASMDTAKRDPHSEYLLNQEYDMLIIDEAHKLKNKKTSNYQFIQKLRKKYCLLLTATPVQNDLSELFNLITLLKPGQLGGQGQFAANFVVDKRKPKNQEQLKDELSKVMIRNRRGEGEVKFTKRSVRNVGLTLSPEEQSLYDGVTSFVKDQYQAAGGNLSSMLSLVTLQREVCSSRDAVFVTLVNLSKKLPEDSPLRDKIWELVYLIKAIKANTKAEKTIELIRQMNEKVIVFTEYRATQEYLLNYFRDHGLISVPYRGGMNRGKKDWMMDLFRGRAQVMIATEAGGEGINLQFCHHMINFDLPWNPMRVEQRIGRVHRLGQTNDVQIFNLSTAGTIEEHILNLLHEKINMFEMVIGGLDVILERYEKNESFEKSLYKIMLESGNDEEIRRRINTLGDSLHHIKQDIEQEASGETLREEEA, from the coding sequence ATGAATCATCAGCCATCCACTGCCGGTCCAGACATGACGACGGATCCGCGCCTGCCCGTACCGCTTCAGATGGACCGTTCCTGGCTGGACGATCTCGAAGGGCGCCTTGAGAAAGGCGGTCCGTGGGGGGACTTCAGGCTGTCTCAGCTAGCCGTTGAGGGCGAGCAATCCCGCCTGGTGACGAGCTTCGAAGAGCTTCAATGCCTCAAGCACCTGGGTGATTTGTCCCCGCTTCCGCATCAGACCGACACCGCCAAGCGGGTGCTGTTCGAGATGTCGGGCAGAGCGATTCTGGCCGATGAGGTTGGGCTCGGAAAGACGATTGAAGCCGGCCTTATTTTAAAAGAATATATTCTCCGCGGGCTCGTATCCAGAGTGCTGATTCTTGTTCCCGCTTCTTTGGTGCTCCAGTGGGTTCGGGAGCTGAACTCCAAGTTCGGCATACCCGCCATCGCGCAGAAAAAAGCCTATTCCTGGGCGAATGATATCGTCGTCGCTTCCATGGACACGGCCAAACGGGATCCGCATAGCGAATATCTCCTGAATCAGGAATACGATATGCTCATCATCGATGAGGCCCACAAGCTCAAGAACAAGAAGACGTCCAACTACCAATTCATTCAGAAGCTGCGCAAAAAATACTGCCTGCTCCTCACCGCTACGCCTGTACAGAATGACCTCAGCGAGCTGTTCAACCTGATCACGCTGCTGAAGCCGGGCCAGCTTGGCGGCCAGGGACAGTTTGCGGCCAATTTCGTTGTGGATAAACGAAAGCCGAAGAACCAGGAGCAGCTCAAGGACGAGCTGTCCAAGGTCATGATCCGCAACCGGCGGGGCGAAGGCGAAGTGAAGTTTACGAAGCGTTCCGTCCGCAATGTCGGGCTGACTTTATCGCCCGAAGAACAGTCATTATACGACGGGGTCACGTCCTTCGTCAAAGATCAGTATCAGGCAGCAGGGGGAAATTTAAGCAGCATGCTGTCCCTCGTCACCCTCCAGCGCGAGGTGTGCAGCAGCCGGGATGCGGTCTTTGTCACGCTGGTCAATCTGTCCAAGAAGCTGCCGGAGGACTCCCCGCTCCGCGATAAAATCTGGGAATTGGTGTATCTGATCAAAGCGATTAAAGCCAATACCAAAGCCGAGAAAACGATCGAGCTCATCCGCCAAATGAACGAGAAGGTGATCGTGTTCACCGAGTACCGGGCCACCCAGGAATATCTGCTTAACTATTTCCGTGATCACGGGCTCATATCGGTGCCGTACCGGGGCGGCATGAACCGGGGGAAGAAGGACTGGATGATGGACCTGTTCAGGGGCAGAGCTCAGGTCATGATCGCAACTGAAGCCGGGGGCGAAGGAATTAACCTGCAGTTTTGCCACCATATGATCAACTTCGACCTGCCTTGGAACCCGATGCGGGTGGAGCAGCGGATCGGACGCGTGCACCGTCTAGGCCAGACCAACGATGTGCAAATCTTCAACCTGTCCACTGCAGGCACGATCGAAGAGCATATTTTGAATCTGCTGCATGAAAAGATCAATATGTTCGAGATGGTCATCGGAGGACTGGATGTCATTCTGGAACGCTACGAGAAGAACGAATCCTTCGAGAAGAGCCTGTACAAAATCATGCTGGAGTCCGGCAACGACGAAGAGATCCGGAGGCGCATCAATACGCTCGGCGACTCGCTGCACCATATCAAGCAGGATATCGAGCAGGAAGCGAGCGGAGAAACCTTAAGAGAGGAAGAAGCCTGA
- a CDS encoding adenosylcobalamin-dependent ribonucleoside-diphosphate reductase, giving the protein MQSQRLEGLSEKIFLDRYAWKDADTNNAKVGDVVLVLTKDDPKFPTKEVGEIVAREGRKVTVRTRKGELVESEVEKLTLTIEKTPEEMWDRLAAAMSSVEATPELQEEWREKFRYILDDWKLVPGGRIAAGAGASDELTLFNCYVIPSPKDSRGGIMETLTEMTEIMARGGGVGINLSSLRPRRAIVKGVNGSSSGAVSWGGLFSYTTGLIEQGGSRRGALMLMINDWHPDVLDFITVKQTMGQVTNANLSVCVSNGFMKAVKEDLEWELVFPDTTDPDYDEVWDGDLDKWKKAGRKVIPYRTVRAREVWHTIIESAWKSAEPGVVFMEYYNQMSNSWYFNPIICTNPCGEQGLPGWGVCNLSAMNLSKFYDEEKHDVAWDELAVTTRYSVRFLDNVIDRTPYHFEENEANQKKERRVGLGTMGLAELMIKLKIRYGSPESLEFLDKLYGFIAREAYLASADIAAEKGSFEAFDAELYLQSGFMKNMAEVYPEVAEAVRTKGARNVTVITQAPTGSTGTMVGTSTGIEPYFAFKYFRQSRLGFDEQFVPIAQEWLDSHPGEELPEYFVTAMDLSAEDHIRAQAAIQRWVDSSISKTANCPADFTIEDTKRLYELAFDLGCKGVTIYRDGSRDIQVLQTEKKEDKAAEAVTASSQETALEQSAAGQATEDATGVEPSAAAPAAPAGSKSGLDKQYKKRPQVLRGATYKMNTPFGMAYITINDLDGIPSEIFLNVGKAGSDVFAMAEALGRVCSLFLRYGDHGNKVELLIKHLKGIGGTGAIGFGANRVESIADAVAKALETHVASGAPDHDHDPAPVAATMAPAEPAVASHGAPAADHGYGGHGAHAGGSMSLDLCPSCGGASLINIEGCKTCGNCGYSKCS; this is encoded by the coding sequence ATGCAAAGTCAGCGGCTGGAAGGTTTGAGCGAGAAGATCTTTTTGGACCGGTATGCGTGGAAGGATGCGGACACCAATAATGCCAAGGTCGGCGATGTGGTGCTCGTTCTGACGAAGGACGACCCGAAGTTCCCGACGAAGGAAGTCGGCGAAATCGTGGCCCGCGAAGGACGGAAGGTAACGGTTCGTACGCGCAAAGGCGAGCTGGTGGAGTCCGAGGTGGAGAAGCTGACGCTGACCATCGAGAAGACGCCGGAGGAGATGTGGGATCGGCTTGCGGCCGCGATGTCATCGGTTGAGGCAACACCGGAGCTGCAGGAGGAATGGCGGGAGAAGTTCCGTTACATTCTCGACGACTGGAAGCTCGTTCCGGGCGGCCGGATCGCAGCAGGCGCGGGAGCCAGCGATGAGCTGACGCTCTTCAACTGCTATGTCATCCCTTCTCCAAAGGACAGCCGCGGCGGCATCATGGAGACGTTGACCGAGATGACCGAAATTATGGCCCGCGGAGGCGGCGTAGGCATTAACCTGTCTTCCCTGCGCCCTCGCCGTGCGATCGTCAAGGGCGTCAACGGTTCCTCCAGCGGTGCGGTATCCTGGGGCGGCCTGTTCAGCTACACGACGGGACTTATCGAGCAGGGCGGAAGCCGCCGCGGCGCGCTGATGCTCATGATCAACGACTGGCACCCGGATGTGCTGGATTTCATTACGGTGAAGCAGACGATGGGCCAGGTGACAAACGCGAACCTGTCGGTTTGCGTCAGCAACGGCTTCATGAAGGCCGTGAAGGAGGATCTGGAGTGGGAGCTGGTATTCCCGGACACGACCGATCCGGATTACGACGAGGTGTGGGACGGCGATCTGGACAAATGGAAAAAGGCCGGACGCAAGGTCATTCCATACCGTACGGTAAGAGCGCGCGAAGTGTGGCATACGATTATCGAATCGGCCTGGAAATCGGCCGAGCCGGGCGTTGTCTTCATGGAATACTACAACCAAATGTCGAACAGCTGGTACTTCAACCCGATCATCTGCACGAATCCTTGCGGCGAGCAGGGGCTTCCGGGCTGGGGCGTGTGCAACCTGTCCGCGATGAACCTCTCGAAGTTCTACGACGAGGAGAAGCACGACGTCGCTTGGGACGAATTGGCGGTAACGACGCGTTACTCCGTTCGCTTCCTCGATAACGTCATCGACCGGACGCCTTACCATTTTGAGGAGAACGAGGCGAACCAGAAAAAAGAACGCCGCGTCGGCCTTGGAACGATGGGTCTCGCCGAGCTGATGATCAAGCTGAAAATTCGCTACGGCAGCCCGGAATCGTTGGAATTCCTCGATAAGCTGTACGGCTTCATCGCCCGCGAAGCGTATCTGGCATCGGCCGACATCGCGGCGGAGAAGGGTTCGTTCGAAGCATTCGATGCTGAGCTTTATCTGCAGAGCGGATTTATGAAAAATATGGCGGAGGTTTATCCGGAAGTGGCAGAAGCAGTGCGCACCAAAGGCGCACGGAACGTTACGGTCATTACGCAAGCCCCAACCGGCAGCACCGGCACCATGGTCGGCACCTCGACGGGGATCGAGCCGTACTTCGCCTTCAAATATTTCCGTCAAAGCCGTCTCGGCTTCGACGAGCAGTTTGTGCCGATCGCTCAGGAGTGGCTGGACAGCCATCCGGGTGAGGAGCTTCCGGAATACTTCGTGACGGCGATGGATCTGTCCGCCGAGGATCATATCCGGGCGCAGGCTGCCATCCAGCGCTGGGTGGACAGCTCGATCTCGAAGACGGCCAACTGTCCGGCCGACTTTACGATTGAGGATACGAAGCGCCTGTATGAGCTGGCCTTTGACCTTGGCTGCAAAGGGGTAACGATCTACCGTGACGGCAGCCGCGACATCCAAGTGCTTCAGACCGAGAAGAAAGAAGACAAGGCAGCGGAAGCTGTAACCGCGTCTTCCCAGGAAACGGCGCTTGAGCAAAGCGCGGCAGGTCAAGCAACAGAGGATGCCACCGGCGTTGAGCCATCGGCAGCCGCGCCTGCGGCACCGGCCGGCAGCAAGAGCGGCCTTGACAAGCAGTACAAGAAGCGTCCGCAAGTACTGCGCGGCGCCACGTACAAAATGAATACGCCGTTCGGTATGGCGTACATTACGATCAACGACCTGGACGGCATCCCGAGCGAAATCTTCCTGAACGTCGGCAAAGCCGGTTCGGACGTGTTCGCTATGGCCGAGGCGCTTGGCCGCGTCTGCTCCCTGTTCTTGCGGTATGGCGACCATGGCAACAAGGTGGAGCTGTTGATCAAGCATCTGAAGGGTATCGGCGGCACCGGCGCAATCGGCTTCGGCGCGAACCGCGTGGAGTCCATCGCAGACGCCGTTGCGAAGGCGCTGGAGACACATGTGGCAAGCGGAGCACCGGATCATGACCATGATCCTGCTCCCGTTGCGGCCACCATGGCTCCGGCCGAGCCTGCGGTTGCCAGCCACGGCGCACCAGCAGCCGACCATGGCTATGGCGGCCACGGCGCTCATGCCGGCGGCTCGATGTCGCTGGACCTGTGCCCGTCCTGCGGCGGCGCATCCCTGATCAACATTGAGGGATGCAAGACTTGCGGGAACTGCGGGTATAGCAAGTGCTCGTAA
- a CDS encoding GntR family transcriptional regulator — protein MPLYQKVQEYIRDLISSNVLKVGDRIPTEKDLMERFGVSKITVVNALAGLVNEKIITRVPGKGTFVSEPESEMPAASPINAVKSIHKAGGAMGTRLIGLILPSIYDYFTIRLIQGIQQALNENDYRCVIYLSEGDIDKEKEAIKTCSNIGVEGLLIFPVDEELFNEEILSMKFAGFPFVLIDRYLPGVETHYIASDGRLGANMAVNYLWELGHREIAICSDSPIQTVTVQERIDGYMNAFKEKGALINPAHIVTGFELGSLEQAETHPLYRYIKNRMATAYITLNGSLAVKIYQIARQVGLKVPEDISIISFDDPTSIIEGYSTFTHVKQFERDMGYRAAYTLLEVINGDDGHQGKYFKTLVEPELVIGETTGTNVFSAL, from the coding sequence ATGCCTTTGTATCAGAAGGTTCAAGAGTATATACGCGACTTGATATCGTCAAATGTATTGAAGGTTGGAGACCGTATTCCTACGGAAAAAGACCTCATGGAGCGTTTCGGAGTCAGCAAGATTACGGTCGTGAATGCCCTGGCCGGCTTGGTTAACGAAAAAATCATAACCAGGGTGCCCGGAAAGGGGACTTTTGTAAGTGAGCCTGAATCTGAAATGCCGGCGGCTTCTCCTATAAATGCCGTAAAGTCTATTCATAAAGCTGGCGGAGCAATGGGGACAAGGTTAATAGGCCTGATTCTGCCCAGCATTTATGATTATTTTACGATTCGGCTTATACAAGGCATTCAGCAAGCACTCAACGAGAACGATTACCGCTGCGTGATCTATTTGTCGGAGGGCGATATTGATAAGGAAAAAGAAGCGATCAAGACATGCAGTAACATCGGAGTGGAAGGCTTATTGATCTTCCCGGTTGATGAGGAATTATTCAACGAGGAAATCCTAAGCATGAAATTTGCGGGGTTTCCGTTTGTTCTCATTGACCGTTATCTTCCCGGGGTGGAAACGCACTATATAGCATCAGACGGCAGGCTCGGCGCTAACATGGCGGTCAATTACCTGTGGGAGCTGGGGCACCGTGAAATCGCCATCTGCTCCGATTCGCCCATACAAACCGTTACCGTCCAAGAGCGGATCGACGGATATATGAATGCCTTCAAGGAAAAGGGAGCACTCATTAACCCAGCCCACATCGTAACCGGCTTTGAACTCGGAAGTCTGGAGCAAGCGGAAACCCATCCGCTGTACCGCTATATCAAAAACCGGATGGCAACGGCCTATATTACGCTAAATGGAAGTCTTGCCGTAAAAATCTACCAGATTGCACGTCAGGTTGGATTGAAGGTGCCGGAGGACATTTCCATCATCAGTTTTGATGATCCGACCTCCATCATCGAAGGCTACAGCACGTTTACGCATGTTAAACAGTTTGAACGGGACATGGGCTACCGAGCGGCCTATACCCTGCTTGAGGTCATTAACGGTGATGACGGACATCAAGGAAAATATTTCAAAACCCTCGTGGAGCCGGAATTGGTGATTGGCGAGACGACGGGAACAAACGTCTTCTCCGCTTTGTGA
- a CDS encoding ABC transporter permease has protein sequence MVPKGAVIPGFEQLKKNKKLSKIWQFRHIYLFLLPAIIWFLVFAYYPMYGILIAFKDFKFNLGILGSPWAGFKYFEQFLNDSSFYDVLRNTLSISALKLIFGFPAPLILALMLNAVMHKRIKRVFQTISYLPHFVSWVVVVTLLQKILSPNVGLINDIRYQMGLDPIFFMGKPELFYPLVIISDIWKGVGWGSIIYLAALTNIDPHLYEAAEIDGAGRWSKLFKITLPCLTPTIGILLIFSLSGILNAGFDQIWLMQSPATLSVSEILDTYVLKTGLQQGQLAYSTAIGLFKSAISLLLIVAVNNISRRVSNVSLW, from the coding sequence GTGGTACCCAAAGGTGCTGTTATCCCTGGATTTGAGCAATTAAAAAAGAATAAGAAGCTCTCTAAAATCTGGCAATTCAGGCACATCTATTTGTTTTTGCTTCCTGCGATTATCTGGTTTCTGGTGTTTGCCTATTATCCGATGTACGGCATCTTAATCGCATTCAAAGATTTCAAATTCAACCTGGGGATCTTGGGGAGTCCGTGGGCAGGCTTTAAATATTTCGAACAGTTTTTGAACGATTCCAGCTTTTACGATGTGCTCCGAAATACGTTATCCATCAGCGCGCTTAAGCTTATTTTCGGATTTCCGGCGCCATTGATCCTGGCCTTAATGCTCAATGCCGTCATGCACAAGAGAATCAAAAGAGTGTTTCAGACGATTTCCTATCTGCCGCACTTCGTGTCGTGGGTCGTTGTCGTGACCTTGCTTCAAAAGATCCTGTCTCCGAACGTCGGGCTTATCAATGATATTCGGTACCAAATGGGTTTGGATCCGATCTTTTTTATGGGAAAGCCGGAATTATTCTATCCGTTGGTCATCATCTCCGATATCTGGAAGGGTGTAGGCTGGGGTTCGATCATTTATTTAGCCGCGTTAACGAATATCGATCCGCATTTGTATGAGGCAGCCGAAATCGACGGGGCTGGAAGGTGGAGCAAGCTATTTAAGATCACGCTGCCATGCCTTACTCCAACGATCGGCATACTGCTGATCTTCTCCCTCAGCGGAATTCTGAACGCCGGCTTTGACCAAATCTGGCTGATGCAGTCCCCGGCAACGCTAAGCGTCTCGGAGATCTTGGATACCTATGTCTTAAAAACCGGGCTCCAGCAGGGGCAACTAGCCTATTCCACGGCAATAGGATTATTCAAGTCCGCGATTTCGCTGCTGCTCATTGTGGCTGTCAACAATATATCCAGACGTGTGAGCAACGTATCGTTATGGTAA
- a CDS encoding carbohydrate ABC transporter permease gives MGARRLTPADKMYMTLNYTVLFLFCATALYPFIYFLALSFNDGYDAMKGGIYFFPRVFTLENYAKAFSNSLILNSFFISITRTVVVTVVSVFLTALLAYALSRKGLPGRKYIVFFFFFTTLFSGGLIPTFILFRQIHILDTFWVLVLPSLYNFFNAIIMKTFFDGIPEGLSESARIDGASELSVFARIILPLSMPVLATIALFVGVGVWNDWFTGQFFIQNENLQPAATFLNKMISEASFQSMTSSSGNSGSAIQNMTETQMELRGVTPEALRMTFVIIITTPIICVYPFLQKYFVKGVLVGSLKE, from the coding sequence ATGGGTGCGAGAAGGCTGACGCCGGCAGATAAAATGTATATGACGCTCAACTATACGGTCCTGTTTTTATTCTGCGCTACGGCGCTCTATCCATTTATCTATTTCCTGGCCCTGTCTTTCAATGACGGCTACGATGCGATGAAGGGCGGAATCTATTTTTTTCCCAGAGTATTTACATTAGAAAACTATGCGAAAGCGTTCAGCAACTCATTGATCTTGAATTCGTTCTTCATTTCCATTACCCGAACCGTTGTCGTAACGGTAGTCTCCGTATTTCTGACGGCTTTATTAGCCTACGCGCTTTCGCGGAAAGGGCTGCCCGGAAGAAAGTATATCGTATTCTTCTTTTTCTTCACCACGTTGTTCAGCGGAGGGCTTATCCCGACGTTTATCCTGTTCCGGCAAATCCACATCCTGGATACGTTTTGGGTGCTGGTGCTGCCGTCCCTCTACAATTTCTTCAATGCGATTATCATGAAAACCTTCTTCGACGGAATCCCGGAAGGGCTCTCGGAATCGGCCCGCATCGACGGAGCAAGCGAGTTGTCTGTATTTGCAAGAATCATCCTGCCTCTTTCGATGCCGGTGCTTGCGACCATTGCCCTGTTTGTCGGGGTGGGCGTGTGGAATGACTGGTTTACCGGTCAGTTCTTCATACAGAATGAGAACCTGCAGCCTGCCGCCACGTTCCTGAACAAGATGATCAGCGAAGCGTCCTTCCAGTCGATGACGTCATCGTCGGGAAATAGCGGATCTGCGATTCAGAACATGACCGAAACCCAGATGGAGCTGCGAGGCGTAACGCCGGAGGCCTTGAGGATGACGTTTGTCATCATTATTACGACCCCGATCATCTGTGTGTATCCATTTCTTCAGAAATATTTTGTCAAAGGCGTATTGGTTGGTTCTCTTAAGGAATAG